One stretch of Priestia megaterium DNA includes these proteins:
- a CDS encoding YtrH family sporulation protein yields MTKEPFMSLFIWSYFTSLGIILGGSLIGAFAGFLIGKSPLYVMHTLSNSLKIWAIVGAIGGTFDTFYSFERGLFEGATKDVFKQILLILSAMGGAQTGALIIKWLTQEHFV; encoded by the coding sequence ATGACAAAAGAGCCTTTTATGTCTCTTTTCATTTGGAGTTACTTCACTTCATTAGGTATTATTTTAGGCGGTTCATTAATTGGAGCATTTGCGGGGTTTTTAATTGGAAAATCTCCTTTATACGTCATGCATACCCTCAGCAATAGTTTGAAAATCTGGGCAATTGTCGGAGCAATTGGAGGAACATTTGATACGTTTTACAGCTTTGAGCGAGGACTCTTTGAAGGAGCCACAAAAGATGTATTCAAACAAATCCTTTTAATTCTATCCGCTATGGGAGGAGCTCAGACCGGGGCTCTTATCATCAAGTGGTTAACTCAGGAGCATTTTGTATGA
- a CDS encoding metal-dependent hydrolase: MHVSYHGHSIVKIETKGKTILIDPFITGNELTDLNAEDVKADVILLTHGHNDHVGDTVEIAKRSGALVVAVAELATYLSWQGLNVHPMSIGGAYTFDFGTVKLTQAFHGSSYTENNEKIIYTGMPAGLLLTIEGKTIYHAGDTALFSDLKLIGRHEPDVAFLPIGDNFTMGPEDAAIAAEWVQAKLVVPIHYNTFPVIKQDPHQFVESLSGIEGKVLKAGEGLDF, from the coding sequence ATGCACGTTTCTTATCATGGACATTCTATTGTTAAAATTGAAACAAAAGGAAAAACAATTTTAATTGACCCGTTTATCACTGGAAATGAATTAACAGATTTAAATGCTGAAGATGTAAAAGCAGATGTGATTTTACTGACTCATGGCCATAATGATCATGTAGGCGACACGGTTGAAATTGCTAAGCGCAGCGGTGCACTTGTTGTGGCAGTAGCAGAATTAGCTACATATCTTAGCTGGCAAGGCTTAAACGTACACCCAATGAGCATAGGCGGAGCCTATACATTTGATTTTGGCACGGTGAAATTGACACAAGCTTTCCACGGTTCAAGTTATACAGAGAATAATGAAAAAATTATTTATACAGGAATGCCGGCTGGCTTGCTTTTAACGATTGAAGGAAAGACAATTTATCATGCTGGAGATACGGCTTTATTTTCTGATTTAAAGTTAATTGGTCGCCATGAGCCTGACGTAGCATTTCTTCCAATTGGAGATAACTTTACAATGGGACCTGAAGATGCGGCTATCGCAGCGGAATGGGTGCAGGCAAAGCTTGTTGTGCCAATTCACTACAATACATTTCCTGTAATTAAGCAAGATCCTCATCAATTTGTTGAGTCTTTATCTGGTATTGAAGGAAAAGTGTTGAAAGCTGGAGAAGGGTTGGATTTTTAA
- a CDS encoding EcsC family protein, producing the protein MILTNREEQLLEEIYKWEESLQSVEATEMELLYEEWLEKGLNLIPAFVRETYLHKIDEGLFQLTALIQGTEMQTQATKRIIETARVFKEDITDLSEMNSLQVDQLSYICEQQMAKLRLYALSQGALSGTGQSLLVGIDIPAVLCMNIQAVQQAAMSYGYHIQTPSELMLTLKVFHAATLPRHLQAEGWHQLKSELSQDFDPYFYEGVDQIVDKTWLQKIVVQIGKTLAIFAAKRKVYNRLPIVSMMVGGGMNYRMAKQVTDYAKRFYQYRYLLDKKNESH; encoded by the coding sequence ATGATACTAACGAATCGCGAAGAACAGCTTTTAGAAGAAATCTATAAATGGGAAGAGAGCTTACAGAGCGTAGAAGCAACTGAGATGGAGTTATTGTACGAAGAGTGGTTAGAAAAAGGGCTTAACTTAATTCCTGCTTTTGTTCGTGAGACCTATTTACATAAAATTGATGAGGGACTCTTTCAGTTAACTGCATTAATTCAAGGTACGGAAATGCAAACTCAAGCGACAAAACGAATTATTGAAACTGCCCGTGTATTCAAAGAAGATATCACAGATCTGTCAGAAATGAATTCCCTTCAAGTAGATCAGCTTTCTTATATATGCGAACAGCAAATGGCCAAGCTTCGGTTGTATGCGCTGAGTCAAGGAGCACTTTCAGGAACCGGACAATCGCTGCTAGTCGGTATTGATATACCCGCTGTTTTATGCATGAATATTCAAGCGGTGCAACAGGCAGCAATGAGCTACGGCTATCATATCCAGACTCCTTCAGAACTTATGCTAACGCTAAAAGTTTTCCATGCAGCAACGTTACCTAGACACCTTCAGGCTGAGGGGTGGCATCAATTAAAGAGTGAGTTAAGCCAAGACTTTGACCCGTATTTTTATGAAGGTGTTGATCAAATTGTAGATAAAACGTGGCTGCAAAAAATCGTTGTGCAAATTGGGAAAACGCTAGCTATATTTGCTGCGAAGCGAAAAGTTTATAATCGTTTGCCAATTGTGAGTATGATGGTTGGTGGAGGGATGAATTATCGAATGGCCAAACAAGTGACAGATTATGCGAAGCGCTTTTACCAATACCGCTATTTGCTGGATAAGAAAAACGAGTCTCATTAA
- a CDS encoding argininosuccinate synthase, giving the protein MSNPKVVLAYSGGLDTSVAIKWLQEKGYDVVACCLDVGEGKDLKFVKEKALTVGAVSSYVIDAKEEYANTFALAALQAHTLYEGKYPLVSALSRPLIAKKLVEVAEQENAVAVAHGCTGKGNDQVRFEVSIKALNPHLEVLAPVRDWKWSREEEIEYAKEKNIPIPINLDSPFSIDQNLWGRSNECGVLEDPWAAPPEEAYDLTASLENTPDTADVVEIEFVEGVPVSLNGQSYTLAQLILELNEIAGKHGVGRIDHVENRLVGIKSREVYECPAAMTLIKAHKELEDLTLVKEVAHFKPVIEKKLTEVIYEGLWFSPLTNSLLAFLKDTQQYVNGTVRVKLFKGHAIVEGRKSPNSLYNEKLATYTKEDEFDHNAAVGFISLWGLPTQVSSMVNQKKVTTV; this is encoded by the coding sequence ATGAGTAATCCAAAAGTTGTTTTAGCATATTCTGGAGGTTTAGATACATCAGTTGCAATTAAATGGTTACAGGAAAAAGGGTACGATGTGGTAGCTTGCTGTTTAGATGTAGGCGAAGGAAAAGATTTAAAATTCGTTAAAGAAAAAGCATTAACAGTTGGAGCGGTATCATCATATGTGATTGATGCAAAAGAAGAATATGCCAATACATTTGCGTTAGCAGCACTTCAAGCACACACATTATATGAAGGAAAATATCCATTAGTATCTGCACTATCTAGACCGCTAATCGCTAAAAAGCTTGTAGAAGTAGCAGAACAAGAAAATGCAGTAGCTGTCGCACATGGATGTACGGGAAAAGGAAATGACCAAGTGCGTTTCGAAGTATCAATTAAAGCATTAAATCCACACTTAGAAGTTTTAGCTCCTGTTCGTGACTGGAAATGGTCTCGTGAAGAAGAAATCGAGTATGCAAAAGAAAAGAATATTCCAATTCCAATTAACTTAGACAGCCCATTTTCAATTGACCAAAATTTATGGGGAAGAAGTAACGAGTGTGGCGTTCTTGAAGATCCTTGGGCAGCTCCACCTGAAGAAGCATATGACCTAACGGCTTCTCTTGAAAACACTCCAGACACAGCGGATGTAGTAGAAATTGAATTCGTTGAAGGTGTTCCAGTATCATTAAACGGTCAATCTTACACGCTAGCTCAGTTAATTCTAGAATTGAATGAAATTGCAGGTAAGCACGGAGTCGGACGTATTGATCATGTAGAAAACCGTCTTGTGGGAATTAAATCACGTGAAGTATATGAGTGTCCAGCTGCTATGACATTAATTAAAGCACACAAAGAGCTTGAAGATTTAACATTAGTGAAAGAAGTAGCGCACTTCAAACCAGTGATTGAGAAAAAATTAACAGAAGTTATCTATGAAGGTTTATGGTTCTCTCCATTAACAAATTCACTGCTTGCATTCTTAAAAGATACGCAGCAATATGTGAACGGAACAGTGAGAGTAAAACTATTTAAAGGGCATGCTATCGTAGAAGGACGTAAATCTCCTAATTCTTTATACAATGAAAAACTTGCAACATATACAAAAGAAGATGAATTTGATCACAATGCAGCAGTTGGTTTCATCTCATTATGGGGACTTCCAACACAAGTGAGCAGCATGGTAAATCAAAAGAAGGTGACAACGGTATGA
- a CDS encoding acetate kinase produces MSKIMAINAGSSSLKFQLFEMPSETVLTKGLVERIGLDNAVFTISVNGEKQTDITEIPDHAVAVKILVEKLLSQNIIQSYDEITGVGHRVVHGGEKFANSVLITDETLAEIEALSDLAPLHNPANIVGIKAFQDILPNVPAVAVFDTAFHQTMPEKSFLYSLPYEYYEKYGVRKYGFHGTSHKYVSERAAELLGRPIEQLRLISCHLGNGASIAAIEGGKSIDTSMGFTPLAGVAMGTRSGNIDPALIPFIMEKTGKTADEVLNVLNKESGLLGVSGISSDLRDLIKASAEGNERAETALEVFASRIHKYIGSYAARMSGVDAIIFTAGIGENSDVVRARVLRGLEFMGVYWDPALNSVQGEEAFISYPHSPVKVMVIPTDEEVMIARDVTRLANI; encoded by the coding sequence ATGTCAAAAATCATGGCAATCAACGCCGGCAGTTCTTCACTTAAGTTTCAATTATTTGAAATGCCAAGTGAGACGGTATTAACAAAAGGTTTAGTAGAACGAATTGGTTTAGATAACGCTGTTTTCACGATCTCGGTAAATGGTGAAAAACAAACGGATATTACAGAAATCCCTGACCATGCTGTTGCAGTTAAAATTTTAGTTGAAAAGTTACTTTCTCAAAACATCATTCAATCATACGATGAAATCACTGGTGTAGGTCACCGTGTCGTACACGGCGGAGAGAAATTTGCTAATTCTGTTTTAATCACAGATGAAACACTAGCGGAAATTGAAGCTTTATCTGATTTAGCACCGCTTCACAACCCAGCAAACATTGTGGGAATTAAAGCGTTCCAAGATATTCTTCCAAATGTTCCAGCTGTAGCAGTCTTCGATACAGCATTCCATCAAACAATGCCAGAAAAATCATTCTTGTACAGCTTACCGTACGAGTACTATGAAAAGTATGGCGTTCGTAAATACGGTTTCCACGGCACATCTCATAAATATGTTTCTGAGCGTGCAGCTGAGCTTCTTGGCCGTCCAATCGAACAATTGCGCTTAATTTCTTGTCACTTAGGTAACGGTGCAAGTATCGCTGCAATTGAAGGCGGCAAGTCAATTGACACATCAATGGGTTTCACACCATTAGCTGGTGTAGCAATGGGAACTCGTTCAGGTAACATTGACCCTGCATTAATTCCATTTATTATGGAGAAAACAGGAAAAACTGCTGACGAAGTATTAAATGTATTAAATAAAGAAAGTGGTCTTTTAGGTGTATCTGGTATTTCTAGTGACCTACGCGATCTAATCAAAGCAAGCGCTGAAGGCAATGAACGCGCTGAAACAGCACTTGAAGTATTTGCTAGCCGTATTCATAAATATATCGGTTCTTATGCTGCTCGTATGTCTGGTGTAGATGCAATCATCTTCACAGCAGGTATTGGAGAAAACAGTGATGTTGTACGTGCTCGCGTTCTTCGCGGTTTAGAGTTCATGGGCGTTTATTGGGATCCAGCTTTAAATAGTGTACAAGGAGAAGAAGCATTTATTAGCTACCCTCATTCTCCAGTTAAAGTTATGGTTATTCCTACAGACGAAGAAGTTATGATTGCACGTGACGTTACTCGTTTAGCGAATATTTAA
- the ald gene encoding alanine dehydrogenase produces MKIGVPKEVKNNENRVAITPAGVTALVNGGHDVYIETQAGEGSGFHDEDYTNAGASIVNTAKEAWDAEMVMKVKEPISEEYGYFREGLILFTYLHLAAEEALTKALIDKKVVGIAYETVQLPNKSLPLLTPMSEVAGRMSSQIGAQFLEKTKGGKGILLSGVPGVQRGKVTIIGGGVAGTNAAKIAVGLGADVTIIDLNADRLRQLDDLFGKEVTTLMSNHYNIAQSVKESDLVIGAVLIPGAKAPKLVTEEMVQTMSKGSVVVDIAIDQGGIFETTDRITTHDNPTYSKHEVLHYAVANMPGAVPRTSTLALTNVTVPYALQIASQGYKKACLKNPSLLQGINTLNGFVTYAAVADAHGLTYADATTLLEQA; encoded by the coding sequence GTGAAAATTGGAGTGCCGAAAGAAGTAAAAAACAATGAAAATCGCGTGGCTATTACTCCAGCTGGTGTTACAGCTTTAGTTAACGGTGGGCATGATGTATATATTGAAACACAGGCAGGAGAAGGCTCTGGATTCCATGATGAAGATTACACAAATGCAGGAGCTTCTATTGTAAATACTGCAAAAGAAGCGTGGGATGCTGAAATGGTTATGAAAGTAAAAGAACCGATTTCAGAAGAATACGGATATTTTCGTGAAGGACTTATTTTGTTTACGTATTTACATTTGGCAGCTGAAGAAGCATTAACGAAAGCATTGATTGATAAAAAGGTGGTAGGCATCGCTTATGAAACTGTACAGCTTCCAAACAAAAGCTTGCCTCTGTTAACGCCGATGAGCGAAGTTGCAGGAAGAATGTCTTCTCAGATTGGAGCTCAATTTTTGGAGAAAACCAAAGGTGGCAAAGGGATTTTATTAAGTGGAGTTCCAGGCGTGCAAAGAGGAAAAGTAACGATTATTGGAGGAGGAGTAGCAGGGACCAACGCTGCTAAAATTGCGGTCGGATTAGGGGCTGATGTTACAATAATTGATTTAAACGCTGATCGCCTTCGCCAGCTTGATGATTTATTTGGTAAAGAAGTGACGACATTAATGTCAAATCACTACAATATCGCACAATCTGTAAAAGAGTCAGATTTAGTGATAGGAGCGGTTCTCATACCCGGAGCTAAAGCGCCAAAGCTTGTCACCGAGGAAATGGTTCAAACGATGTCAAAAGGGTCCGTTGTGGTTGATATTGCTATTGATCAAGGCGGGATTTTTGAAACAACTGATCGCATTACCACTCACGATAACCCGACTTATTCGAAGCATGAGGTCTTGCATTATGCTGTTGCTAATATGCCAGGAGCTGTTCCCCGCACGTCGACCTTAGCACTGACCAACGTAACGGTGCCTTATGCTCTGCAAATAGCAAGTCAGGGATATAAAAAAGCGTGCTTAAAAAACCCTTCCCTTCTTCAAGGCATCAACACCCTAAATGGGTTTGTCACTTACGCGGCTGTGGCAGATGCACACGGTCTAACTTACGCTGATGCAACAACTTTATTAGAGCAAGCATAA
- the argH gene encoding argininosuccinate lyase, producing the protein MTKLWGGRFTKRPEQWIDEFGASISFDQHLVEEDIEGSLAHVTMLEKCSILSGDEASQIKKGLQTLLEKAKKKELTFSAQYEDIHLNLEKLLIDEIGPVGGKLHTGRSRNDQVATDMHLYLKKHVQQIVGLIENLEDVLLTKADQHVETIFPGYTHLQRAQPVSFAHHLMAYVSMFKRDAERYAESLKRIDLSPLGAGALAGTTFPIDRHYSAELLGFNGIYQNSMDAVSDRDFILEFLSNSSILMMHLSRFCEELILWSSQEFQFVEMDDTYATGSSIMPQKKNPDMAELIRGKTGRVYGHLFSLLTVLKGTPLTYNKDLQEDKEGMFDTVTTIEGCLTIFAGMIETMTVKTNVMEKATKQDFSNATELADYLASKGMPFREAHEVVGKLVLVCIQKNIYLMDLPLEQYKEASDLFEEDIYHVLSPKTAVNRRNSAGGTGFEQVKKAIQLAKDELHEKTSI; encoded by the coding sequence ATGACCAAACTTTGGGGAGGGCGTTTTACGAAACGCCCTGAACAATGGATTGACGAGTTCGGTGCGTCGATTTCATTTGATCAGCATCTTGTAGAAGAAGATATTGAAGGCAGTTTAGCACATGTAACAATGCTTGAGAAATGCAGTATTCTTTCTGGAGATGAAGCGTCACAAATTAAAAAAGGCCTTCAAACACTGCTTGAAAAAGCTAAGAAGAAAGAATTAACATTTTCTGCTCAATATGAAGATATTCATTTGAATTTAGAAAAGTTATTAATTGATGAAATTGGTCCGGTTGGAGGAAAGCTTCATACGGGTCGAAGCCGTAATGATCAAGTTGCTACAGATATGCACTTATATTTAAAAAAGCATGTTCAGCAAATTGTAGGGCTGATTGAAAATCTAGAAGATGTATTGCTTACAAAAGCAGATCAGCATGTTGAAACCATTTTTCCAGGCTACACACATTTACAGCGCGCGCAGCCGGTTTCTTTTGCTCATCATTTAATGGCTTATGTTTCAATGTTCAAGCGCGATGCTGAACGTTATGCGGAATCGCTGAAGCGTATTGATTTATCTCCTTTAGGAGCAGGAGCTTTAGCTGGTACAACATTCCCGATTGATCGTCATTATAGCGCGGAGCTTTTAGGCTTTAATGGGATTTATCAAAACAGTATGGATGCTGTCAGCGATCGTGACTTTATTTTAGAGTTTTTAAGCAACAGTTCTATTTTAATGATGCATTTATCTCGTTTTTGTGAAGAGTTAATTTTATGGTCTAGTCAAGAATTTCAATTTGTTGAAATGGATGATACGTACGCAACGGGCAGCAGTATTATGCCTCAAAAGAAAAATCCTGATATGGCGGAGTTAATTCGTGGTAAAACAGGACGAGTATATGGTCATTTATTTAGCCTATTGACTGTGTTAAAAGGCACGCCTTTAACATACAACAAAGACTTGCAAGAAGATAAAGAAGGCATGTTCGATACGGTTACAACGATTGAAGGCTGTTTGACCATTTTTGCTGGCATGATTGAAACAATGACAGTAAAAACAAATGTTATGGAAAAAGCTACGAAACAAGATTTTTCAAATGCAACGGAGTTAGCTGACTATCTTGCTTCAAAAGGCATGCCGTTTCGTGAAGCACATGAAGTGGTCGGGAAACTGGTTCTCGTTTGCATTCAGAAAAATATCTACCTAATGGATTTGCCGCTTGAGCAATATAAGGAAGCGTCAGATTTATTCGAGGAAGACATCTATCATGTATTAAGTCCAAAAACAGCTGTTAATCGCCGCAATAGCGCGGGAGGAACAGGGTTTGAACAAGTGAAAAAAGCAATTCAGCTAGCTAAAGATGAATTGCACGAAAAAACATCGATATAA
- a CDS encoding YtpI family protein, which produces MPFLMILIVVSFVFYMYLKVKYVRSKRPMERKWISAKSSICLGSFVLFFGINQWFIYETNLSLIIGILFVLFGSGSILAGIKAYKYYQPYAIKEADQM; this is translated from the coding sequence GTGCCATTTTTAATGATTTTAATCGTTGTGTCCTTTGTTTTCTACATGTATTTAAAAGTAAAATACGTACGTTCGAAACGCCCAATGGAACGAAAGTGGATTTCCGCTAAGTCGAGTATTTGTCTTGGCTCTTTTGTATTATTTTTTGGGATCAATCAATGGTTTATTTACGAAACAAACCTTTCGCTTATCATCGGCATATTATTTGTATTATTCGGTTCAGGCAGCATATTAGCAGGTATCAAAGCTTACAAGTACTATCAGCCTTATGCAATAAAAGAAGCAGATCAAATGTAA
- the ytrI gene encoding sporulation membrane protein YtrI, protein MRVPSERMFKRSDWQRFFAGIVIGAIVSWGVFLTIYGVSRDRELEEVRIANDKLAKANLQISAWQEDVKALNKEMKQHLIIQNVKVKLVNGNRYKVNSVVEYNIQKSVDEEAQHLIAQDIESAYRSRDILKKAIENKKYEFDKTIYEVEVHQIYFYTTLSIEVRIKKMEKVL, encoded by the coding sequence ATGAGGGTACCCAGCGAGCGAATGTTCAAGCGCTCCGACTGGCAGCGTTTTTTTGCCGGTATAGTCATTGGAGCAATTGTTAGCTGGGGGGTGTTTTTAACGATTTATGGCGTTTCAAGAGATAGAGAGCTAGAAGAAGTTCGAATTGCTAATGATAAACTAGCAAAAGCAAATTTGCAAATTAGCGCATGGCAAGAAGATGTAAAAGCATTAAACAAGGAAATGAAGCAGCATTTGATTATTCAGAATGTGAAAGTAAAATTAGTAAACGGCAATCGTTATAAAGTAAACTCTGTGGTTGAATACAATATTCAAAAAAGCGTCGACGAAGAAGCGCAGCACTTAATTGCCCAAGATATTGAAAGTGCGTATCGAAGCCGGGATATCTTAAAAAAAGCAATTGAAAATAAAAAATACGAATTCGATAAAACGATTTATGAAGTTGAAGTTCATCAAATTTATTTTTATACAACGCTTTCGATTGAAGTTCGAATTAAAAAGATGGAAAAAGTACTATAA
- a CDS encoding DHH family phosphoesterase encodes MKAQILEAIKQFDTIIIHRHIRPDPDAYGSQCGLAELLKTSFPEKKVYVTGEEAESLKFLYRMDDIADDTYEDALVIVCDTANEARVSDQRYVNGKMVIKIDHHPNQTPYGDLLWVETSASSTSEMIYEFYLEGKEKGLSLNDEGAKLIFSGIVGDTGRFLFPNTKPKTFCYASELIQYGFNFKDVYDQLYKTKENVAHLHGYVLQNFTMSPAGVAHMKIPNEILRKYDVTPADASQLVGSLGQIDGVKTWVFFVEEENQIRVRLRSKELVINTIARKYNGGGHPLASGASIYSWEEVEPLLLDLEELCSQE; translated from the coding sequence ATGAAAGCACAAATATTAGAAGCTATTAAGCAGTTTGACACCATCATTATTCACCGGCACATTCGTCCAGATCCAGATGCATACGGATCTCAGTGCGGATTAGCGGAATTGTTAAAAACATCTTTTCCGGAGAAGAAGGTATATGTAACGGGAGAAGAAGCGGAGTCATTAAAATTTTTATACCGTATGGATGATATCGCTGATGACACCTATGAGGATGCGCTTGTCATTGTTTGTGATACGGCTAATGAAGCACGAGTATCAGATCAGCGCTACGTAAATGGAAAAATGGTCATTAAAATTGATCACCATCCAAACCAAACTCCTTACGGTGATTTGCTTTGGGTTGAGACGTCTGCTTCTTCAACAAGCGAAATGATTTATGAATTTTACTTGGAAGGAAAAGAAAAGGGGTTATCTCTGAATGATGAAGGAGCAAAGCTGATCTTCAGCGGTATCGTCGGAGATACGGGTCGATTTTTATTTCCAAATACAAAGCCGAAAACGTTTTGCTATGCAAGTGAATTGATTCAATATGGTTTCAATTTTAAAGATGTATATGATCAGTTATACAAAACAAAAGAAAACGTCGCTCACTTACATGGATATGTGCTGCAAAACTTCACGATGTCTCCAGCAGGAGTTGCACATATGAAAATTCCGAATGAAATTCTTCGCAAATATGATGTGACACCAGCTGATGCCTCTCAGCTAGTCGGTTCGTTAGGCCAAATTGATGGAGTAAAAACGTGGGTGTTTTTTGTGGAGGAAGAAAATCAAATTCGTGTTCGCCTTCGTTCAAAAGAGCTTGTTATTAATACAATTGCTAGAAAATACAACGGAGGAGGCCATCCTCTCGCGTCCGGCGCTTCCATTTATTCATGGGAAGAAGTAGAGCCTTTACTACTTGATTTAGAAGAGCTCTGCAGTCAGGAGTAA
- a CDS encoding CBS domain-containing protein — MATKHEQILQYIDSLPIGEKISVRQIAKELNVSEGTAYRAIKDAENKGYVSTIERVGTIRIERKKKENIEKLTFAEVVNIVDGQVLGGREGLHKTLNKFVIGAMKLDAMMRYTEAGNLLIVGNRVNAHELALEAGAAVLITGGFDTEEWVKKLADDLKLPIISTSYDTFTVATMINRAIYDQLIKKEIVLVEDILTPVSEAVSLQLTDTIEKWHECNDKTHHSRFPVVDQHMKVHGMVTSKDVIGYDLSTSIEKVMTKNPMTVHGKTSVASSAHMMVWEGIEVLPVVDDYHRLEGIISRQDVLKALQMIQRQPQVGETIDDIVTNQFMDVQETKEAPVYRCEVTPQMTNYMGTISYGVFTTIVTEAANRVLRLYKKGDLVIENITVYFIKPVQIESVIEIRPKLLELGRKFAKLDVEVYNAGVVVGKAMMMAQLLERV, encoded by the coding sequence GTGGCGACAAAACATGAGCAAATTTTACAGTATATCGATTCGCTTCCAATTGGTGAAAAAATTTCAGTGCGCCAAATTGCCAAAGAACTGAATGTCAGTGAAGGCACGGCGTACCGAGCAATAAAAGACGCGGAAAATAAAGGATATGTTTCAACGATTGAACGAGTTGGGACCATTCGAATTGAACGAAAGAAGAAAGAAAACATTGAAAAGCTCACGTTTGCTGAAGTAGTAAACATCGTGGATGGACAAGTGCTGGGCGGACGTGAAGGCTTGCATAAAACGTTAAACAAGTTTGTTATTGGAGCGATGAAGCTTGATGCTATGATGAGATATACCGAGGCTGGAAACCTTCTTATCGTAGGGAATCGAGTAAACGCTCATGAATTAGCTCTTGAAGCAGGAGCAGCCGTGTTAATTACGGGCGGCTTTGATACGGAAGAATGGGTTAAGAAGCTTGCGGATGATCTTAAGCTTCCTATTATTTCAACGAGCTATGATACGTTTACAGTTGCAACGATGATTAATCGTGCTATTTATGACCAGCTGATAAAAAAAGAAATTGTGCTTGTAGAGGATATTTTAACACCTGTCTCTGAAGCGGTTAGCTTGCAGTTAACCGATACGATTGAAAAATGGCATGAATGTAACGATAAGACTCACCACAGTCGTTTTCCTGTAGTGGATCAGCATATGAAAGTTCACGGTATGGTCACCTCAAAAGATGTTATTGGATATGACCTTTCTACTTCAATCGAAAAAGTAATGACGAAAAATCCGATGACGGTTCACGGAAAAACATCGGTCGCTTCTTCTGCGCATATGATGGTATGGGAAGGGATTGAAGTGCTGCCTGTAGTGGATGATTACCACCGGCTAGAGGGCATTATCAGCCGTCAAGACGTTTTAAAGGCACTGCAAATGATTCAGCGTCAACCGCAGGTAGGAGAAACCATTGACGACATTGTAACCAATCAGTTTATGGATGTACAAGAGACAAAAGAAGCACCGGTGTATCGCTGTGAAGTAACGCCGCAAATGACGAATTATATGGGGACTATTTCATACGGAGTTTTCACTACTATTGTAACGGAAGCCGCCAATCGTGTTCTTCGCTTATATAAAAAAGGTGATTTGGTTATTGAAAACATCACCGTTTATTTTATTAAGCCAGTTCAAATTGAAAGTGTAATTGAAATTCGTCCTAAGCTATTAGAACTTGGTCGGAAGTTTGCTAAATTAGATGTAGAAGTCTACAATGCTGGGGTTGTAGTAGGGAAAGCGATGATGATGGCTCAGTTATTAGAAAGAGTATAA